A genome region from Methylorubrum populi includes the following:
- a CDS encoding SDR family oxidoreductase has product MTDPLTKYPRPPFEAQPQSFPGKTGKVTPEPDHGEESYKGSGRLAGKAALVTGGDSGIGRAVAIAYAREGADVAISYLPDEQKDAEAVGNWIEKAGRRALLLPGDIKDAAYAREIVERTVKEFGRLDILVNNAAFQQPNQGVEDIDDAVFEQHFRTNVFGPFYTTKAALAHLEPGASVIFTSSVNSKHPVPTLFAYSATKGALSNMVLGLAQLLAEKGIRVNGVLPGPIWTPFIPAGMSDESVKSFGSQVPFNRPGQPAELASAYVMLAAEESSYTSGALVTVAGGMPIF; this is encoded by the coding sequence GCCCGCCCTTCGAGGCGCAGCCCCAGAGCTTCCCCGGCAAGACCGGCAAGGTGACCCCCGAGCCGGACCACGGCGAGGAGAGCTACAAGGGCTCCGGCCGGCTCGCCGGCAAGGCGGCCCTGGTGACGGGCGGCGACAGCGGCATCGGCCGGGCGGTGGCCATCGCCTATGCCCGCGAGGGCGCCGACGTGGCGATCTCGTACCTGCCCGACGAGCAGAAGGACGCGGAGGCCGTCGGCAACTGGATCGAGAAGGCGGGCCGTCGCGCCCTGCTGCTCCCCGGCGACATCAAGGACGCGGCCTACGCCCGCGAGATCGTCGAGCGCACGGTCAAGGAATTCGGCCGGCTCGATATCCTGGTCAACAACGCCGCCTTCCAGCAGCCGAACCAGGGCGTCGAGGACATCGACGACGCGGTGTTCGAGCAGCACTTCCGCACCAACGTCTTCGGCCCGTTCTACACGACCAAGGCGGCGCTGGCGCATCTCGAGCCCGGCGCCTCGGTGATCTTCACCTCCTCGGTCAATTCCAAGCACCCGGTGCCGACGCTGTTCGCCTACAGCGCCACCAAGGGCGCGCTCAGCAACATGGTGCTCGGCCTTGCGCAGTTGCTCGCCGAGAAGGGCATCCGCGTGAACGGCGTGCTGCCCGGCCCGATCTGGACGCCGTTCATCCCCGCCGGGATGAGCGACGAATCGGTGAAGTCATTCGGCAGCCAGGTGCCGTTCAACCGCCCCGGCCAGCCGGCGGAACTCGCCTCGGCCTACGTGATGCTGGCGGCGGAAGAGAGCAGCTACACGTCGGGCGCGCTCGTCACCGTCGCGGGCGGTATGCCGATCTTCTGA